A region of the Vidua macroura isolate BioBank_ID:100142 chromosome 16, ASM2450914v1, whole genome shotgun sequence genome:
GGATAGGATTTGTGTGATGTTCTGGGATGGGTGTGATGTTCTGGGGTAGGATTTGTGTGATGCTCTGGGATAGGATTTGTGTGATgttctgggatgggatttgtgTGATgttctgggatgggatttgtgTGATgttctgggatgggatttgtgggatgggatgggatttgtgTGATgttctgggatgggatttgtgggatgggatgggatgggatttgtgTGATGTTCTGGGATTTGTGTGATattctgggatgggatttgtgGGAGGGGATGGGTGTGATGtcctgggatgggatttgtgGGAGGTGCCGTGCTGGGACAGGTGTGTGgctccccatccctcctggacctcccctcccaccccagcagtgCCTTTGCCTCACTTtccccaaaccagcccagccccagagcgGGTTCAAAGCAGGGAGGGAATTCCTCTTGTTCTGGATTAGGAGCAGCTGGGTTTTCATCCCTGATTTGTTTAAGATAATCTGAAAGAAGGGGCTTTTAAACCTGACTCAGTGTGTCcaactggcttttttttttaacctgggCTGTCCAAAATCAGGTCAAACCCGGGTCTGAGTTAAGCCAGTGACACACTGGGCCTGCCTGAGCTCCGGGGCCATATGGGAACAGTTTAATAGGGGTCAGCAGCGATGCTGGCTGCTCTTTCAagcctgggaagggcagagctgtgatttcagcagcagccacccccTTTATCCCAACTATTTCTGGGAAAAAGGGCCCGGGTTGGTGGCAGCAGCCACCCCACAGTGTCCCACCCCTCTGTGGCActgggctgcagcagaagcCGGGGTTGGTTTGGTGTCTGAGCTCCGCTCAAACCGAGTTTTCCCATGCAGACAGCGTGGGCTTATGGAAAAACGATGCCTGGAATATCATAAACTCCCTTCCCACCTCATTCACTCCGGCCTCACCCCCCAGCTGGAACCTCTGCAAACACTCTGCGACAGCAGCCCCCGCAGCCTGACACCCGCCCTGAGCCACCTGTGCTGCCTGGAGGGCTcccaatccccaaatccccccaggcAGCATCCCCTGCACCCCATCCcccggcagggctgggggtgcaggcCAGCAGGGAACGAAGCATTTTGGAATAAGCCCCGTTTGCTGTGGTTTGGGTTTATCTCCGGGGGGATTATTTTTAGCTGCTGCTGACTCATTTGGGAaatggcttcccctccccaaGCCTCAGCCTGgtgccatcccaaattcctgcctgGAACAGGCAGGAAATggactgggaatggcactgccctggctcagctggagctgctggagaggggaTGGATCCGGAGCTGGATGGGCTCTCCCGGGATCCTGGAATCCTCTGCAGGGTCCCCTCACTGTGTTAATGTGGAGAAgtcccccaaaaaaaaccctggcagagcctctgcagggtctctgaggaggagcagggcaggggtgagGCCGTGGCAGTGCTGTCTCCTGGGGTTTTTCCATGTATCCCTCATGGACAGTCAGGAACTGATGTGAGAttccctcctcccacccccAAAAAGGGACTTCGGAGCCCTTGGTCAGTTGGTGTTTAGGAATTTGCCCTCAGAGCCCCAAATCCAAACTCCCGGCCCTGAAGGCTTTTCCAGCAGTGTTGGAGTTTCCTTAAAGGTTCCCAAAGGGAAACTCATCCCAGCTCcgtggggacagggctgtgccacGCTGGGGTCACggcagtgtcacctcctcaggtggccACCAGAACCTTCCCATGGCCACCAAAACCTCCTCAGGTGGCCACCAAAACCTCCTCGTGGCCACCACGCCTCCCATGGGCTCGGATGTGCCTCTCCTGCTCCCAAAATCCCTGTGGCAGCaaagctctgccctgccaggatcagctggaaaaggcttttcctgCCCTCCTGGAATCCACCCTGAATCCCAAATGACATCACATCTCcaggcatttttattttctatttattttttttttcctcccatacAAATCCCAGGCCACAGAGagcatccagccctgggaatgtaaaggtggcagagggaagaggtcgatgcacaggcagggacatcCCTGTGTGGAAGTTTATTAAAGCCCAAGGCTGTcataaaaatgccttttaatcatttctttgcagcagacctacaaaaaaaaaaaaaaaaaaaaaaaaaaagtgtaacaCGAGTTGATGtcactccagaaaaaaaattaaaacaaggaggatgggaagggacttttttttccagcctgcagAAAGAATGTGGATATGGtctataaaattaatttcctctttcttgCTAACTAGCACTGTCTGAGCTAAACAGCAACACTCTTTATTCCCTGctccaaaaataaaatggaggGACTTTTCTCACCCGTGGATTCCTGCAATTATCTtgagaagccttttttttttttttttgttggcagGCAGGGGTCAAAAGGCAGCCCTGGTTTCACCTGATCTCATTGACTCTGCAGAGGCATTCCAGCCCACGCCAGCACAGAGCCACCAGCCCCGAGCACGGGACACACAATGCTGCCATTCAGCCTGCAAAACTCACGGAAAATCCTTCTCCTCCCTCAGCCTGGATGGgcaaagggaaggggaggacaAGGCTGGAAATGCAGCTGTGCGAGCAGCAGTAATTTCTGatcaaaattatcttttttttttttttgggggggtaaAAACTGATGCGTGTTTTCCTCTCGAATGGGAGATTGAGAGCAAGTGTAAATTGACGGGTAGGGAATGAAATCTGGGAGAGCTTGGGAATGTCCAGCTCCTCCTAAACCCTGAGTTTTAGCCCTGGATTATCCAGGATGCTGCATTTGACCTGCCCGGCACCCTCCTGAACATCCATTCTGCAACATCTCTGAGTTTTATACCCACAGCCCCgcagagccccaggagctgtTCCCTGGAATTGCTTCCAGGAGctctccagccctggaagtgtccaaggccaggttggatggagcagCCGGGGACActggaagttgtccctgcccaggatGGGACCAGGATGAGCTTttaggtcctttccaacccaaaccatcccaggatTTGATGGTTCCAAAGCTCCCATCACCCCCTGAACTATGGAATGGAtctaaaatacagaattatgGTACCTAAAATCAGGATTGGATTCGCATGACCCTTGTGGATCACTCCCAACCCCAATTCCATGGTAAAACACAACACAGATCTATATTATAATGTACAATTTAATGAccttatttctgtaaaataccAGCAGaagttaaatttctttttgcaaagCTTACGGGAAGTAAAACCAACCGTGGCTGCAGCAAGTGGATTTAAAAGCTGCCTGGTTGGGATGAGAGCAGAGCTCCACGCTcgtcctgcagctcctggctgggacaAGGACGTGGCACTGGTGTCACCCACGTCACcgggaggagggaaaggggacAGGATCCATCCTGCTGGATGCACAGAGCCCCCTCCCCGTGCTCTGCCAGGAACCAGGGGTGCTTCAGTGCAATCTTTGaaattttggggtgattttcaatttttaatgtcGTCGTTTTGGGTAACTCACCATTTGATCTCACgtagatattttaattttatcagcCACCAGTGAAGCCACTCCAAGCTTCACAAACAtccagcagaaagcaaagatcatccccaaaaatatccccagctcacctttcatttcctttttccccccacctcGCAGCGAGCGGGTTTGGAGGCAAACCCCAGCCTCAAGGGCAGAGCCAAAACGCATCCATTTTCCAGGCATAAATCAGGATTAAAGTGAAATCTGCAGAGTCacgggaggaggagaagggagggaagggaattaCGCTGCACTTTGGCTCCGGCTGGAATGAAATCCTTCTGCCAGGAGCGCTGGAAAGGAGCACGGAGAAAATGGTGTCGCCTTCCAGCCCCTCTTGGCAGAGGCTGCAAACACCAAATTCCGCCTGGGATTCTGCTCCCCAGCCCTTCTTAATGGGCTGCAGCTTCATTAATTGTCATCACATTTATTCCCCTCCCTGTTCGAGCCTTTTCTCTCAAGCAGGGAGGGctgaaattcccaaatcccaactTTTTTGCTCCCAGGTTGAGACCCCGAGCGGACGGAACCCGAAGAGGGAGGGAATGTTTGCTGtaagaaaccaaaataaaagttACAAATGCAACAACGTTAATGACCGTGTTGAAAAAAGGAATACACCAAGCCTGATGTGCAACGTGTAATTTGGTTGCTCTCCTAGCTCAGAGGGATTTATTTACCAGGGCTCAGCAAGCAGAAAAGGGAATTTCTTCCTGTAAATTTCctacagaaggaaaatcagCTGGGGCTAAAAGCTTGCAAACCCGGCCTTGTGTGAGCGGTCTGAAATCCTGGGAAATCCTCAGGATTACGGGCATGGAAAAGCccttcttaaaggaaaaatcaaattaattcatctgtatttcaaaaaaaaaaaaaatctcaagagtAAGACACAAAGCGCAGGGAAAAGGAGcgaggaaaaacaaaaaataatccagcctaaaagggaaataaatccttgatgagaatattttattctgaagaTTCCATCGCCTTCCAAGCTGttttcccaggtttttttttcccggcACAGAAAATAGGCtcaggcagaaagaaaacagaacacatCCTTGataaaaagcactttttaattttatcaaatGGATCTGTACAAAAGTTAGCATTGCTTAGTCAGAAGCGAGTGAAGAGAACAGATCAGTAACAACCAAAAGTCTTTCAAACTTTATACAGAAAAATAGATTGCAtaaaaatgagctttttttgtcttttcccccagcccagcGTGTCCCTCCCCCCCACTCCCCACGAAAggaaatatgcaaaaaaatatttttttagaaaaaagagTAGGAAACgtagaaaaggtaaaaagatgAATAACCTCTGAAAGGTGGGTTTAGATTTACAAAGGCTTTTAAAGGCACGAGTTCCCATAAAATAGATGGTTATTTATATGCTCAGCATACAATGGAAGAAGTAGAAATATATCAATGAAATATTAGTCTAAAAACTAAGTACCCTAAACCCATTTTTTTTAGTGGAGGAGATTTTAGTTTCACAGCTTGATGGATGATATCTGGTCCCTAGAAGCCAAAATTAAAGCAGAAGTCGATGGTTTCTCATGGAATTACAGCTCCTTTAAAGTAGTCCTGGTTCTGAAAGCCTCCGAAGACTCCTGAAATCCGATTTTAACAGCCCAAAACAGGTGGCCAGAAAATCACCTGCCCTTTTCAGGCAGCATTTGAGCCTCCCAATTGAATTAGTAATTCCCCCCCCTGGTTATTTGACATTCCCATCGGAGTTTCCAGGCGGATTCCTTCAGTCCCTCTCTCCAGCACGGCTCCTGCAGCGgttccaaaatgaaaaaaacccaaaaaccaagGAAAATCTATAGACTCATAACACCAGTTTATTGTATCATCTCCACTATTTTTTTTAGGCTCCCTCCCCCgtctttaaaatcttttaaaaattctacttttttttccgTTTTGCACAAAATGACTTCattaattaaaagacaaaataatacagaacataaatacatatttaacagattaaaaaaaaaaaaaacaaaaaacgaaaacaaaacaaccaaaaccatttGAAGcttccaaaaacaaaacaaaaaaaaagaaaaaaaatcaaaacaaaatgttaattACAGCCAAACCTTGCTTGGAAAAActcctgacaaaaaaaaaaaaaatataataaatcaaCAAACACTTCAGACACTGAACTGGTTGGTCCCATCAGACTCTTCCCACGGGATTTTTCTGGGATTTCGGGGCTCATCCCTGTTGGTCCCAGTGAGTTCCTGCCCTCAAGGTTGGTCCGTTCCTCACATTGCAATAGACCCTGAAAGTCTCAAAcagcttttttgttgttgttttgtctCCCCCCCCTCTCTCTGTCCACCCCTGCTCCACGTTTTGCACTTGGCCAAACTTCCAGGCCGAGCGAGTTCGGCTCAGTCCAACATTTTGTCCTTCATTTACTCAAAAGGCATCGccggtccttttccttttgtttttgttggtttttttctttttttttttcctcttacttttaatttttttgtcctttgtttggttggtggttttgttttttgtttttttgtttttttttttccccccttagtTCTTTTGAATTTCTTAAACCCTAcagatcaaagaaaaaaaaaaaaaaataaaaaaacagagcTGCGTCCTTTCGGGGAGTTTCGAAGCAAGGCGGCGACCAGCAGAAAAGTTCCCAGCGGCTCAGGAGGCACTTTGGAACACTCCACGCTCTTCCTCCTCATTCCTTCATTAGTGCATAATTCCAGGGAAGCCTCGGGAGGCTCCGGGAATCCTTTAAGGCCTGGTCAGCGTGGTGTACACGGGCTGCTCCCAGTTGGCGGTGGGGCTGTGCGCCGGCGGGATGGACAGCCCGTTGAGGATGGGGGTGGCGTAGGGGCGGCGCGAGGAGTGGAAGTAGGGGTACTGGTAGAGGCTGGAGGCGTAGCCGGGGTAGGGGTTGTAGTAGTTGGAGCTCTGCAGGTCCGTGTAGTCGCACTGcgagctggagaaggaggaggcggcggcggcggccggggcggcCGAGGTGGCGCAGGCCTGGCCGCCGTAGGAGCCGTACGAGTCGGAGTGTGCCGGGGAGCCGTGGGGCTGCTCGCTGTAgtggctggggctcagctgctccGTCTTGATGTGAGGCCGCTGCTGGCCCGGCTCGGGCGCCGCCGGCGAGGCCGCGGCCGGGCTCTTGTGAGTCCACACCTGGGCGGCCGCGCCCGAGTGCGCGTAGGAGGCGCCGTAGGAGGCGGCGTTGGCGCCGTGCTCGGCCGGCAGCGCCGCGTGGCCGTTCAGGGGCAGGTACTGGTCGAACTCGTGCACGTCGAAGGTCTCCATGTTGTTGATGACCTCGCTGCTCAGCTCCGAGATGTCCACGTTGCTGAAGTCGATGTTCTGGCGGCCGCTCTCCACCAGGCGCCGGCCCTCGTGCTTCAGCTCCTGCTTGCTGCCGTGGTGCAGGTCGGTTTTGGGGGTGGTGGGCGGCGTGGGGGGTCCGTGGGGCTGGCCTGGGGATGAAGGGACAGCGAGGCTTCAGCAGTGACCACACAACACCCAACTCCTTCACCGTTCAATGAAGGCGTTCCACCTGTCTGTCACTGCTCTCTTTGGGGATTTCAACCTGCGGCGCCGTGTCGCACGCGGGGGATGTCCAGCCCTGCGACCGCGTCCCCCCCTTCCCCCGGGATGAGCCTCCCACACACGGGAcatgggatggagctgggagcacgCCGTGCCCATCAGGATCGCTCTGGGACACCCTGGCAGCACCGGGGGGTGCATTCACAGAGTGAAGCCCATGATGGAGCTCATACTCTCCCTGCGGGCTGCAGAGGGACCCAGGGCTGTGATCCCAGCGGGGTCTGAGGCTGCAGGAtgtccccagtgctcccagaaTCTGTCAGCACGCcaattcccagtgctgggaagcTCTGCCCCAGGACCCTGCTCCCCAGGCACCCTTATTAGCCCATCACACAAATAATTAGCCCGGAATAAGTCgctctccccatcccacagaCCGGGATCCCCACGCTTTGGCATTCCCTAcggcacaggcagctctgagagCACTCACTAAGGAAAATCACAGCCACGCTCCAGCTCTTGGGACAACATCTCCTGCCTTGGGCTCTGCACGGTGGGAAGCAGcgggatcccatcccatcccatcccaccccgcAAGGCACAGGGACCAGCGGGAATGCTGCCCTTTACCTGTGTGGTCCCCGTGGTGGTGGGAGTCGGCCAtgccccccagccccgtgtcGGCCTTGTAGAGCTGCGTGCCGGCGTGGTGGCTGAGCTCAGCCCCCGAGTCCGAGTCGCTCTGCCCGGCTTTGACGCTTTTCCTCCTCCGGGGCTGGTATTTGTAATCCGGGTGATCCTTTTTGTGCTGCACCCTGAGCCGCTCGGCTTCCTCCACGAAGGGACGTTTCTCGTTTTCGCTCAACAAActggtttttgggggggttggttGTTTTAataaggaagagaggaagaagaaggaaaaaaaataaaaaaaatagaagccaaaattaggatttttttttttttccttagaagttttcttcttgtttttagACTCGCACATCCCCACTTCTCAGGCACTCAGCAAGCTGActacaaaattaatttgctgtGGTAAAAAGGAGTTAAAATCCACGGcaaaaaaatggattaaaataCCAACTGCAGCAGCATGGAAAGCCCGACCACTATAGACAGGAGTAACCGGGCAAAACAAAATCCCCCTTCCACATTTCTAACACAATCACAAAACATAATTCCCACGTTTGCCCTGCAAATGCCACCCCCTCGCCGCCACAAACATTTCCAGCTTTGTTTGGTGCTTACAAAGAAACCACCGAGGCACCGAGGATGGGATTATTGCTTTCCAAACTCTCTGCCCCCTGCCCACACCTCCCTTTGCAAACTCTTGGAGAGGCTCGAACCGCAGCGGGAGCATCGCTGGCCCGAGCAGGCAGGAAAGATGGGAATTAGGTACAGGCAGACACCGTGGGATAAACCACACGGAGAAACGTGGCTCGGGGAAGAGCCTTGGAAAGCACAGCGGGCTCGGGCGCTGCTCAGCAAATAAAAGTTTGCATCCCCGGGCAGCACTGAGCAGATAAGCAGGGAAATTAGGAAGCTCGTTAAAATAACTGCTAAAAATGAGTTTAGCCGCGTTTATAGCTTGTAAAGCATCAAGCgagccaaaaggaaaaaagaaaaatggaaaagccaTAAAACAAGTCATTAAAAAAGTCTCATCGCGTGGGGATGGAGAAGCCGCAGGCAAGGGAAGGGCTTGTGCTCCATCTCCGTGACGGAGCAGCGAAAATCCACCCGTGGCAGGAGCGAGGGTGCCCAAGCCCCTGCTCGGGGGATTTTTCGGAGCAGGGACCGCCGAGTCCTTCGCAGCGCGCCGGGATGCTCGGGGAAAGGGATGGCACCTCCCTTCGAACGGCTCCGAGAGCCCCGAGAAGCAGAGaattaacaaaaacaaagcGGGCAGAAGCCTCACGGAAGCGCTGGCAGGGGGGGTCCGGCCGCGCAGCCCCGCGGAGGACGCGGCGCGGGGGACCCGCGCGGGTCGGGACTCACCGCCAGAGCTTGCCCAGGGTCTTGCTGAGCTCGGCGTTGTGCAGATGCGGGTACTGGTCCGCCAGCTTCCTGCGGGCGGCCTGCGCCCACACCATGAAGGCGTTCATGGGCCGCTTGACGTGCGGCTTGGCTTTGAGCGATCCGTTGCCGCGGACGGGCATGGGCACCAGGCTCCAGTCGTAGCCCTTGAGCACCTGCGAGACGGCGTCGCGGATGCAGGCGGGGAAGCGCTCGTCCACCTCGGCCGCGTCCACCTTGGCCCCCAGCGCGGCGGCgcccggcgggcgcggggcgggcgcgggggcgCAGCCCAGCCCCTCGGAGCCGGCGGGGGAGAGCGGCGAGTCCGAGTCCGAGTCCACGTGGGACATGGAGCTGGTGGTGCCCGCGGGGCTGCACGGAGCCTCCAGCGCTTTGTCGTGCTCCTCGGTCATGTTGAGCATCGGCGGGCGGCAGAGCCGGGCCGGCCGCGCGCTGTTGCCCgcccggggctggcgggggccGCGCACCCTCCGCGGGGGCGCCGCGGGGAAACGAGTTAAAAAACAAGAAGTtctagaaagggaaaaaaaaaaaaaaaaaaaaaaaaaagacgcgAAACGCTCAAAACTCAGCTCAAAATCCGCGTTTCCCCCCGCCTTGCTCCGCAGCCGgtcctgccgccgccgccggggccccgCGCTGCCCGCGCCGCGCTCCACGTCCAGTGCGAAACGGGGCCCCTGGCAACAAGTTACTTTAAGGGCAGGGCGAGCGGCCCCGCCTCCGCCGCCGCTCGCCATTGGCGGAGAGGGCGCGG
Encoded here:
- the SOX8 gene encoding transcription factor SOX-8, which codes for MLNMTEEHDKALEAPCSPAGTTSSMSHVDSDSDSPLSPAGSEGLGCAPAPAPRPPGAAALGAKVDAAEVDERFPACIRDAVSQVLKGYDWSLVPMPVRGNGSLKAKPHVKRPMNAFMVWAQAARRKLADQYPHLHNAELSKTLGKLWRLLSENEKRPFVEEAERLRVQHKKDHPDYKYQPRRRKSVKAGQSDSDSGAELSHHAGTQLYKADTGLGGMADSHHHGDHTGQPHGPPTPPTTPKTDLHHGSKQELKHEGRRLVESGRQNIDFSNVDISELSSEVINNMETFDVHEFDQYLPLNGHAALPAEHGANAASYGASYAHSGAAAQVWTHKSPAAASPAAPEPGQQRPHIKTEQLSPSHYSEQPHGSPAHSDSYGSYGGQACATSAAPAAAAASSFSSSQCDYTDLQSSNYYNPYPGYASSLYQYPYFHSSRRPYATPILNGLSIPPAHSPTANWEQPVYTTLTRP